A part of Bosea sp. (in: a-proteobacteria) genomic DNA contains:
- a CDS encoding IS5 family transposase, which translates to MWTHENRGRMAKIAKKTKRYPCDLTDEEWARIAPLMPKPGRTGRPRETDFREVINAVRYLVRSGCGWRMLPHHFGHWRTVYGWFRELARRFLFQTIHDVELMLDRERVGREASPTAAVIDSQSVKAPQAKTRGYDANKKIRGRKRHIAVDTDGRLLMVNLTTADISDSAGAQAILDAIRKRWPWVKHLFADAAYDRLTLMDKAAYLNFVIEIIRRSEQQKGFHVLPRRWVVERTFGWMMRWRRLVRDYEKRIDVSTAMIHVAMGGLLIRRNAHP; encoded by the coding sequence ATGTGGACACATGAGAACCGGGGCCGGATGGCCAAGATCGCCAAGAAGACGAAGCGCTATCCCTGCGACCTGACGGACGAGGAGTGGGCCCGGATCGCGCCCTTGATGCCCAAACCCGGACGGACGGGACGGCCTCGGGAGACGGACTTCCGCGAGGTGATCAACGCCGTGCGCTATCTGGTGCGCTCGGGCTGCGGCTGGCGGATGCTGCCTCATCATTTCGGCCATTGGCGAACGGTTTACGGCTGGTTCCGCGAACTGGCGCGGCGCTTCCTGTTCCAGACCATCCACGATGTCGAGCTGATGCTCGACCGGGAGCGGGTTGGTCGCGAGGCAAGCCCCACGGCGGCGGTGATCGACAGCCAGTCGGTCAAGGCTCCGCAAGCCAAAACAAGGGGTTACGACGCCAACAAGAAGATACGCGGCCGCAAGCGACATATCGCGGTCGATACCGACGGACGGCTCTTGATGGTCAATCTGACGACCGCCGACATCTCCGACAGCGCCGGTGCGCAAGCCATCCTCGATGCCATCCGCAAGCGCTGGCCCTGGGTGAAGCATCTCTTCGCCGACGCCGCCTACGACCGCCTGACCTTGATGGACAAGGCCGCCTATCTCAACTTCGTCATCGAGATCATCCGGCGCTCCGAGCAGCAGAAGGGCTTCCATGTTCTGCCCCGGCGCTGGGTCGTCGAGCGGACCTTCGGATGGATGATGCGCTGGCGCCGCCTCGTCCGCGACTATGAAAAACGCATCGACGTCTCAACCGCCATGATCCACGTCGCCATGGGCGGCCTTCTTATCCGAAGAAACGCTCATCCCTGA
- the tnpB gene encoding IS66 family insertion sequence element accessory protein TnpB, translating to MTPQTLTSPLAGARIYMALAPVDMRKGFDGLSMVVQDLLKKDPFRGHLFIFRGKRADLVKILMWDGTGLCLFAKRLERGRFVWAVTQDGEVVLTPAQLSMLLEGIDWRSPLRTDQPRRAG from the coding sequence ATGACGCCACAAACCCTGACCTCGCCTTTGGCGGGCGCGCGCATCTACATGGCGCTGGCACCTGTGGATATGAGGAAGGGCTTCGACGGGCTGTCGATGGTGGTGCAGGATCTTTTGAAGAAGGATCCGTTCCGCGGCCACCTGTTCATTTTCCGGGGCAAGCGCGCTGATCTGGTGAAGATTCTGATGTGGGACGGCACGGGGCTTTGCCTGTTCGCCAAGCGGCTGGAGCGTGGCCGCTTCGTCTGGGCAGTGACGCAGGATGGCGAGGTTGTACTGACGCCCGCACAGCTGTCGATGCTGCTCGAAGGCATCGACTGGCGCTCGCCGTTACGCACGGATCAGCCACGACGTGCGGGGTGA
- a CDS encoding transposase, which produces MDTRTEIISQVERRRRWSVEEKVRLLEATMQPGASVAAVADRHGVSRSLLFYWRKQAKAGLMPGVTPLASLEAPVFAPVVIAAEAQPGQKPSPKPPRKMAPRADCTVEVSLSNGRVLKADEGIAPERLSALVAALDR; this is translated from the coding sequence ATGGACACCCGGACGGAGATTATCAGCCAGGTTGAGCGCCGTCGTCGCTGGAGCGTCGAGGAGAAGGTGCGGCTTCTGGAGGCGACGATGCAGCCGGGCGCTTCTGTGGCGGCGGTTGCGGATCGGCATGGGGTGAGCCGGAGCCTGCTGTTTTACTGGCGCAAGCAGGCGAAGGCGGGGCTGATGCCGGGCGTGACGCCGCTGGCCTCGCTGGAGGCTCCGGTCTTCGCGCCTGTTGTCATCGCAGCCGAAGCGCAGCCGGGACAGAAGCCTTCACCAAAGCCCCCGCGCAAGATGGCTCCGCGTGCCGACTGCACGGTGGAGGTCAGCTTGAGCAACGGCCGGGTGCTGAAGGCGGATGAGGGTATCGCGCCTGAGCGGCTTTCGGCTCTTGTCGCAGCGCTCGACCGATGA
- a CDS encoding mechanosensitive ion channel: MNAALKGILAAIFAGIVVIGIGFYVETTDLRRAVEKQADEGAAELETMTSRISRDLTQNVGVLQGVDALVFGGKDIPQEAFNAFVSPHLREHPGVRRIFVVKEGRVTHIAPFTTVPSVFGRIEQRIAATDPLIERARARNVPAMVGPVIFVNGKTGFFYARPSFEAIDAARAFRGFTGLSFELDDNLLCPLGQCEPRPKYRVALKAYVDQQPLDWQHGDQALFNSQGRTLTAAIRIPGVRFEIAAVPTAGWIRAAPDRWLIRGITLALALVTSVSAFVIFGAQRSRTGPSRSLAIVAAVVVLLLGAGLAALVDKRQNSGRVENARDAAQAELTLLASRSTRDVTQQFSAINGLAAFVTARPNLTDAEFREFAQRLRQESPELLSIRLARGGKISHAEPPDSIDQSLFGTDLTRGPAEAALNASSIDTGKPILTGPQRLPDGSEAFLYRKPVYLGDGSPSRDRFWGFATVLIDRKVVLCKLGLCVEPQRFTTAVRLVVNGEPRPAFAGDDMMFAQGADTVQASLRVPGARIDIAARPIDGWLAESSSRWILWAVALPSAFAAAGGLLFLFVNMRGPQLRIWVGVLVGLGGALLAMFTGELTQAVSTLGFGLEHFVWPAKLTFIAVMFAFTINAVLAAYVWEKPSGTNDQMMQAPAILRSFVAVSIYGLALLWAAAFAFGLSLQGVGLTSGVVGIVIGIAVQRIILDFFSGVMIGIERPFHIGDWIEINNGTVRGMVTEMTWRTTTLRTSVPDYITVPNSVLAQAIICNRSRPNRWTEASISVVIDMAVPFEKVEALMLKVVEIAKPSVPNLLLEPKPSVVITEFKDSQAVYKLSFYVEFGERSEGKARSTIHKLLQRGFPVAGIEVGWTRSESRSLDVPAERREEPVLSRAE, translated from the coding sequence ATGAATGCCGCGTTGAAGGGGATACTCGCCGCTATCTTCGCGGGAATTGTTGTCATTGGCATAGGCTTTTATGTTGAGACTACGGACCTTCGCCGCGCCGTCGAGAAGCAAGCCGATGAGGGAGCTGCGGAACTCGAGACAATGACCAGCCGCATCAGCCGCGACCTGACACAGAACGTGGGGGTTCTGCAGGGCGTCGACGCCTTGGTTTTTGGCGGGAAAGACATTCCTCAAGAGGCGTTCAACGCCTTCGTGTCACCGCATCTGCGGGAACATCCCGGCGTTCGCCGCATTTTTGTCGTGAAGGAAGGCCGCGTCACACATATCGCACCCTTCACAACTGTTCCCAGCGTATTCGGCCGGATCGAGCAGCGCATCGCCGCGACGGATCCTCTCATCGAACGCGCTCGCGCCCGCAATGTGCCAGCGATGGTTGGACCGGTCATTTTCGTAAACGGAAAGACGGGCTTCTTCTATGCGCGACCATCATTCGAAGCCATTGACGCGGCGCGAGCCTTTCGTGGCTTCACGGGCCTGAGCTTCGAGCTTGATGACAACCTGCTGTGTCCGCTCGGCCAGTGCGAGCCGCGCCCTAAATACAGGGTTGCGCTCAAGGCCTATGTCGATCAGCAGCCACTGGACTGGCAACATGGCGACCAAGCCTTGTTTAACTCCCAGGGCCGCACGCTGACGGCGGCGATCCGCATTCCTGGCGTCCGGTTTGAAATCGCCGCTGTGCCAACCGCCGGCTGGATCAGAGCGGCACCAGATCGCTGGTTAATTCGCGGGATCACGCTGGCGCTGGCCTTGGTGACCTCGGTCAGCGCATTTGTCATTTTCGGTGCACAGAGGTCACGCACCGGGCCAAGCCGGTCGCTGGCCATCGTTGCAGCCGTCGTCGTGTTGTTGCTTGGGGCGGGCCTCGCGGCATTGGTCGACAAAAGGCAAAACTCTGGCCGGGTTGAAAACGCTCGGGATGCGGCTCAGGCCGAACTCACCCTTCTGGCCAGCCGCTCGACGCGTGACGTCACCCAGCAGTTCAGCGCGATCAACGGTCTTGCCGCGTTCGTGACGGCACGCCCGAATCTGACGGATGCCGAGTTTCGGGAATTTGCACAGCGGCTGCGTCAGGAAAGCCCGGAGCTGCTGTCGATCCGCCTGGCACGCGGCGGCAAGATATCGCACGCCGAACCGCCCGACAGCATTGACCAATCCCTGTTCGGAACCGACCTGACGCGCGGCCCGGCGGAAGCTGCCCTTAATGCAAGCTCGATCGACACGGGGAAGCCGATCCTGACCGGTCCTCAGCGGCTGCCGGACGGCTCCGAGGCATTCCTCTACCGGAAGCCGGTCTATCTTGGCGACGGCAGTCCATCGCGGGATCGTTTCTGGGGCTTCGCCACTGTGCTGATCGACCGAAAGGTTGTGCTCTGCAAGCTCGGTCTCTGTGTCGAGCCCCAGCGCTTCACGACAGCCGTTCGCCTGGTCGTCAATGGCGAGCCGCGACCGGCTTTTGCCGGCGACGATATGATGTTCGCGCAAGGTGCAGACACGGTTCAGGCGTCCCTTCGCGTGCCCGGCGCTCGGATCGACATAGCAGCGAGGCCAATCGATGGCTGGCTTGCGGAGTCATCCAGCCGCTGGATCTTGTGGGCTGTGGCATTGCCGTCGGCCTTTGCAGCGGCTGGCGGTTTGCTCTTCCTGTTTGTCAACATGCGCGGGCCGCAGCTCAGGATCTGGGTCGGGGTCCTTGTCGGGCTTGGTGGCGCGCTACTCGCCATGTTCACCGGCGAACTGACGCAAGCCGTCAGCACCCTGGGCTTCGGCTTGGAACATTTCGTTTGGCCGGCCAAGCTGACATTCATCGCGGTGATGTTCGCTTTCACGATCAACGCCGTTCTCGCCGCCTATGTGTGGGAAAAGCCAAGCGGCACCAACGATCAAATGATGCAGGCGCCTGCCATCCTGCGCTCATTCGTGGCTGTATCAATCTATGGCTTGGCTCTGCTCTGGGCTGCGGCTTTTGCTTTTGGCCTCAGTCTCCAGGGGGTTGGGCTGACCTCGGGCGTTGTTGGCATCGTTATCGGCATCGCCGTGCAGCGCATCATCCTCGACTTCTTCTCCGGTGTCATGATCGGCATCGAACGTCCCTTCCACATCGGCGACTGGATCGAGATCAACAATGGCACGGTCCGTGGCATGGTCACCGAAATGACATGGCGCACGACAACGCTCAGGACATCTGTGCCGGACTACATCACGGTTCCCAATTCCGTCTTGGCGCAGGCCATTATCTGCAACCGATCAAGACCCAACCGATGGACAGAGGCCTCCATCTCCGTCGTCATCGATATGGCAGTGCCTTTCGAGAAAGTGGAGGCACTGATGCTCAAGGTCGTCGAGATTGCGAAACCCAGCGTGCCCAATCTCCTGCTTGAACCGAAACCGAGCGTCGTGATCACCGAGTTCAAGGACTCTCAAGCCGTCTACAAGCTTTCCTTCTATGTTGAATTCGGCGAGCGCAGCGAAGGAAAGGCGCGCAGCACCATTCACAAGCTGCTGCAACGTGGCTTCCCGGTTGCAGGGATCGAGGTGGGGTGGACACGGTCTGAGAGCCGAAGTCTTGATGTACCTGCCGAGCGTCGCGAAGAGCCGGTTCTCTCAAGAGCCGAATAG